A region of Leclercia adecarboxylata DNA encodes the following proteins:
- the argA gene encoding amino-acid N-acetyltransferase, whose product MVKERRIELVQGFRHSVPYINAHRGKTFVVMLGGEAIEHENFSSIVNDIGLLHSLGIRLVVVYGARPQIEQNLAAHHHEPIYHKHTRVTDAKTLELVKQAAGLLQLDITARLSMSLNNTPLQGAHINVVSGNFIIAQPLGVDDGVDYCHSGRIRRIDEEAIHRQLDGGAIVLTGPVAVSVTGESFNLTSEEIATQLAIKLKAEKMIGFCSSQGVTNELGNIVSELFPNEAQARVDALEAQGDYYSGTVRFLRGAIKACRSGVRRSHLISYQEDGALLQELFSRDGIGTQIVMESAEQIRRATINDIGGILELIRPLEQQGILVRRSREQLEMEIDKFTIIQRDNLTIACAALYPFPEEKIGEMACVAVHPDYRSSSRGEVLLERIALQARQMGLSKLFVLTTRSIHWFQERGFSPVDIDSLPETKKEMYNYQRRSKVLMADLG is encoded by the coding sequence GTGGTGAAGGAACGTAGAATCGAACTGGTCCAGGGATTCCGTCATTCTGTTCCCTATATCAACGCCCACCGGGGAAAGACGTTTGTCGTCATGCTGGGTGGCGAAGCCATTGAGCATGAAAATTTCTCCAGCATAGTCAATGATATAGGCCTGCTGCACAGCCTGGGGATCCGCCTGGTGGTTGTTTATGGCGCCCGCCCGCAGATCGAACAGAATCTGGCCGCGCACCATCACGAGCCGATCTACCACAAGCATACCCGCGTTACCGACGCCAAAACGCTGGAGCTGGTTAAGCAGGCAGCCGGTCTGCTGCAGCTGGATATTACCGCGCGCCTGTCGATGAGCCTCAACAACACCCCGCTGCAAGGGGCGCACATTAACGTGGTCAGCGGTAATTTTATTATCGCCCAGCCGCTTGGCGTGGATGACGGTGTGGATTATTGCCACAGCGGACGTATTCGTCGTATTGATGAAGAGGCCATCCATCGCCAGCTCGACGGCGGTGCGATTGTGCTGACCGGCCCGGTCGCCGTCTCCGTCACCGGCGAAAGCTTCAACCTCACCTCCGAAGAGATAGCCACCCAGCTGGCGATCAAGCTGAAGGCTGAGAAAATGATCGGCTTCTGCTCCTCTCAGGGGGTGACTAACGAGCTGGGGAATATCGTCTCCGAGCTGTTCCCGAACGAAGCCCAGGCGCGCGTCGACGCGCTCGAGGCGCAGGGTGATTATTACTCCGGCACCGTGCGTTTTCTGCGCGGCGCAATCAAAGCCTGCCGCAGCGGCGTGCGCCGCAGCCACCTGATCAGCTATCAGGAAGATGGTGCCCTGCTGCAGGAGCTGTTCTCTCGCGACGGCATCGGGACGCAGATTGTGATGGAGAGCGCGGAGCAAATTCGTCGCGCCACCATCAACGACATCGGCGGCATTCTGGAGCTTATCCGCCCGCTGGAGCAGCAGGGGATCCTGGTGCGTCGCTCCCGCGAGCAGCTGGAGATGGAGATCGACAAGTTCACCATTATTCAGCGCGATAACCTGACCATCGCCTGTGCGGCGCTCTATCCCTTCCCGGAAGAGAAGATCGGCGAGATGGCCTGCGTGGCGGTGCATCCTGATTACCGCAGCTCGTCGCGCGGCGAAGTGTTGCTGGAGCGAATTGCTCTCCAGGCACGCCAGATGGGGCTGAGCAAGCTGTTCGTGCTGACCACCCGCAGCATTCACTGGTTCCAGGAGCGGGGGTTCAGCCCGGTGGACATTGATTCCCTGCCGGAAACCAAGAAAGAGATGTATAACTATCAGCGTCGTTCTAAGGTGCTGATGGCGGATCTGGGATAA